The Desulfuromonadales bacterium DNA window GAAAGGATTCTTATAACAAAGCCATCCTGCGGGCCGCACTGGAGATGGTTCCGCCGGATGCGGAACTGAAGATTTTCGATCTCGAGGGGATTCCGCCTTTCAACCAGGAGTTGGAGGACCGGCCGGCCGAAAAAGTAAAGGCATTCAAGGCCGGAATTCGGGCTGCCGACGCTTTGCTGATCGCCACTCCCGAATACAACTATTCGATACCGGGGGTGTTGAAAAACGCCCTCGACAGCGCCTCACGCCCTTATGGAGACAACGCTCTCGATGGCAAGCCCGTCGCCATCATGGGCGCCTCCGTCGGCATGCTCGGGACGGCCAGGGCCCAGTACCATCTGCGGCAATGCTGTGTTTTTTTGAACATGTATCCACTGAATCGGCCGGAGGTCCTGGTGCCCTTCGTGCAGGACAAGGTTGACTCGGACGGCCGGCTGACCGATGTGAAAACACGGGAGAAGATAGGGGAAATGCTGGAGGCTCTGGTGTCCGCGACGAAAAAGCTGAAAGCAGGCAGATAAAAAGGGTTTCCGGCTCATCTTGCCGGCCTCTCTGCTATAATGAGACCATGCATTCCGAAATGAACCCACCTGACGAACCTCTTGAAAGCCAGCCGGCGGTTCAGCCGTCGGCTCTCGCCGCCCTTTCCCGGCAGCAGGAGATCCTGTTTGCCAACAGCGCCATCTCCAGGCGACTGCTCGATGCCATACCCAACCCCCTGCTGATGATCAACCGGGACTGGCAGGTTGTTTATGCCAACAGCGCTGTTCTCAGAATGTTCGCCCTTCCAGGGGGCG harbors:
- a CDS encoding NAD(P)H-dependent oxidoreductase codes for the protein MTSRMSILGFAGSLRKDSYNKAILRAALEMVPPDAELKIFDLEGIPPFNQELEDRPAEKVKAFKAGIRAADALLIATPEYNYSIPGVLKNALDSASRPYGDNALDGKPVAIMGASVGMLGTARAQYHLRQCCVFLNMYPLNRPEVLVPFVQDKVDSDGRLTDVKTREKIGEMLEALVSATKKLKAGR